The proteins below come from a single Argentina anserina chromosome 1, drPotAnse1.1, whole genome shotgun sequence genomic window:
- the LOC126791457 gene encoding transcription factor bHLH18-like: MEMISSAKWVSELEMEDPTFLNQYEMNSHLDYSFEDLNFQSFSTESHSSYPDFTPHQNDVDQRPAKQPKINHSNWNSCTTTHDHIITVPKASSSASSHLISFDNSNSSEYGSLDCTTAVRPRTEVVGSGGKLSSIPTLISKGNSYDPQACSPNRAYGQGVKRAATVTRSPLHAQDHVLAERKRREKLSQRFIALSALVPGLKKMDKASVLGDAIKYVKQMQDRMKILEEQAAKKNVESVVFVKRIQYSADEDISSSDENFDSCSSQPLPEIEARVSDKEVLLRIHCEKKKGCLANILREIEKLGLTILNSGVLPFGNSTLDITVVSEMDIEYSMTVKELVKTLRQALLELV, from the exons ATGGAGATGATCTCATCAGCAAAATGGGTATCTGAATTG gaaatGGAAGATCCCACTTTCCTGAATCAGTATGAGATGAACTCTCATCTGGACTACTCATTTGAAGATCTCAATTTCCAGTCTTTTTCTACTGAGAGCCACTCATCTTACCCAGATTTTACCCCTCATCAAAATGATGTTGATCAAAGGCCAGCAAAACAGCCCAAGATTAACCACAGTAACTGGAACTCTTGCACTACCACTCATGACCACATAATTACAGTCCCAAAGGCATCCTCTTCTGCCTCCTCACACCTTATTTCTTTCGACAATTCCAACTCATCAGAATATGGATCTCTTGATTGCACTACTGCTGTGAGGCCAAGAACTGAGGTCGTGGGTTCTGGTGGAAAATTGAGTTCAATTCCAACTTTGATTTCAAAAGGTAATTCCTATGATCCCCAAGCTTGTTCACCAAACCGTGCATATGGTCAAGGGGTCAAGAGAGCTGCTACTGTCACCAGAAGTCCCTTACATGCTCAAGATCATGTTCTTGCTGAGCGAAAGCGCAGAGAAAAGCTCAGCCAGCGGTTCATCGCTCTATCAGCCCTAGTACCAGGTCTAAAGAAG ATGGACAAGGCCTCAGTGCTTGGAGATGCCATAAAATATGTGAAACAGATGCAAGACCGTATGAAGATACTAGAGGAACAAGCGGCAAAGAAAAACGTGGAGTCGGTGGTGTTTGTGAAGAGAATTCAATACTCTGCAGACGAGGATATCTCCTCATCCGATGAGAACTTCGACAGCTGCTCCAGTCAACCACTTCCTGAAATCGAAGCTAGGGTTTCGGACAAAGAGGTTCTCTTGAGAATCCActgtgagaaaaagaaagggtGTCTGGCTAACATACTAAGGGAAATAGAGAAGCTTGGTCTCACCATTCTTAATAGCGGCGTCTTACCGTTTGGCAATTCAACTCTTGATATTACCGTCGTTTCTGAG ATGGATATCGAGTACAGCATGACAGTGAAGGAGCTTGTAAAAACGCTAAGACAAGCTTTGCTCGAGTTGGTTTGA
- the LOC126801569 gene encoding probable hexokinase-like 2 protein: protein MRKEVVAAAALTAAAAITAVAALVRHKKRKREQQWKETQSMLRKFARDCATPVPKLWLVANAFVADMRSSLIASNGTNTSLNMLISYVASLPSGDEEGMYYGVNLRRTNFLLLCARLRGKNDPISDVHREEINIPTNLLDGTGSTKELFGFIAVELGKFVEAHPNSEMKGKPAKYNKLGFIISCPVDQAVATSGTAITWKSFAADSTLGKKLVNDFNRALEEHGVKLSVYAMVDDTVGTLAGGRYYNRESVAAITLGMGTDAAYVEPADAALQWHGPSPKLGEMVISTQWGEFSTPHLPITIFDTCLDAESSNPGFRRFEKLVSGMYLGEVVRRVLLKMAKETALFGHRVVPSKLMTPYQLSSPDMAAMHQDTSDTREVVGEKLNEIFGIKKSTPMVREVVAEVCDIVTERGARLAGAGILGIIKKLGRIENKRSIVTVEGGLYEHYRVFRNYLNSGVWEMLGDNLSDNVVIENSHGGSGTGALYLAASQMKDADTSQMQDSDPVQEAKPEI from the exons ATGAGGAAGGAGGTGGTGGCAGCAGCAGCATTGACCGCAGCCGCTGCAATAACAGCCGTAGCTGCCTTAGTAAGGCATAAGAAGCGCAAAAGAGAGCAACAATGGAAAGAAACTCAGAGCATGCTACGCAAATTCGCCAGAGACTGCGCCACTCCTGTGCCAAAGCTATGGCTGGTGGCGAATGCCTTCGTTGCTGACATGCGAAGTTCCCTCATCGCTTCCAATGGAACTAACACAAGTCTTAATATGCTGATTTCCTATGTGGCTTCACTCCCATCTGG AGATGAGGAAGGAATGTACTATGGAGTGAATCTGCGGCGGACCAACTTCTTGCTCTTATGTGCAAGACTTCGAGGGAAGAATGATCCCATTTCTGATGTACATAGGGAGGAGATTAACATTCCCACTAATCTCTTGGATGGTACCGGTAGTACTAAG GAATTGTTTGGTTTCATTGCTGTGGAGCTGGGAAAATTTGTTGAAGCACATCCAAATAGTGAAATGAAGGGTAAACCAGCCAAGTATAACAAGCTGGGTTTTATAATCTCATGTCCAGTGGACCAAGCTGTGGCCACTTCTGGAACCGCTATCACATGGAAGAGTTTCGCGGCGGATAGCACA TTGGGAAAGAAGTTGGTGAATGACTTTAATAGAGCTCTGGAGGAACATGGAGTAAAATTAAGTGTTTATGCAATG GTTGATGACACTGTAGGGACTTTAGCTGGAGGCAGATACTATAACAGAGAAAGCGTGGCTGCGATTACTCTAGGGATGGGTACAGATGCTGCTTATGTTGAACCAGCGGATGCAGCTCTGCAGTGGCATGGTCCGTCGCCTAAGTTAGGCGAGATG GTAATTAGTACACAGTGGGGAGAATTCAGCACTCCTCATCTTCCAATAACAATCTTTGATACTTGTCTCGATGCTGAAAGCTCAAATCCTGGATTCCGG AGATTCGAGAAGTTGGTATCGGGAATGTACTTGGGAGAGGTTGTGAGAAGGGTATTACTGAAGATGGCAAAAGAGACGGCATTATTTGGCCACCGTGTTGTGCCTTCAAAACTTATGACTCCTTACCAACTCAG CTCACCCGATATGGCTGCCATGCATCAAGACACATCAGATACTCGTGAAGTTGTCGGAGAAAAACttaatgaaatttttggg ATCAAGAAATCTACTCCAATGGTGAGGGAAGTTGTTGCCGAGGTTTGTGATATTGTCACAGAACGCGGTGCTCGTCTTGCTGGTGCTGGAATTCTTGGGATCATAAAGAAGCTtgggagaattgaaaacaagaGAAGCATAGTGACAGTGGAAGGCGGACTTTACGAGCACTACCGAGTCTTCAGAAATTACCTAAACAGTGGTGTCTGGGAAATGCTTGGGGATAATCTTTCGGACAATGTTGTTATTGAAAATTCTCATGGAGGTTCAGGAACTGGCGCTTTATATCTTGCTGCTTCACAAATGAAGGATGCTGATACATCCCAAATGCAGGATTCTGATCCTGTACAAGAAGCCAAACCTGAAATATAA
- the LOC126790669 gene encoding leucine-rich repeat receptor-like serine/threonine-protein kinase BAM1, with the protein MRRLLLVFRLLLLLRHSLSSPHRLLSTPTRPVSAYRALLSLKASITDDPDSRLASWTPNTSHCTWTGVTCDSHHHVTSLDLSGLNLSGYLSPDIAHLVYLSNLTLAENTFSGPIPPEISALTSLRVLNLSNNVFNLTFPPELSRLTNLRVLDLYNNNLTGALPVSVAQMKNLRHLHLGGNFFEGSIPPEYGQFPFLEYLAVSGNSITGKIPKEIGNLTRLQELYIGYYNSYDGGIPAEIGNLTQLVRFDAANCNLSGEIPPELGRLQNVDTLFLQVNAFSGSLTSELGSLKSLKSMDLSNNLFSGEIPASFAELKNLTLLNLFRNQLHGAIPDFIGELPELQVLQLWENNFTGSIPQSLGRNGKLQILDLSSNKLTGTLPPDMCYGNNLQTLITLGNFLFGPIPESLGDCQSLSRIRMGENFLNGSIPKGLLGLPNLTQVELQDNFLGGQFPESESVSAGLGQICLSNNRLSGPLPPTIGNFSGVQKLLLDGNKFSGRIPPEIGRLDQLSKIDFSHNLFSGPITPEISKCKLLTYVDLSRNELSGEISKELTGMRILNYLNLSRNHLVGNIPTPISAMQSLTSVDFSYNNLSGLVPGTGQFSYFNYTSFEGNPDLCGPYLVPCKDGVANANHQPHVKSSFTASLKLLLVVGLLLCSIIFAVITIIKARSYKRERDSRAWKLTAFQRLDFTVDDVLDSLKEDNIIGKGGAGIVYKGAMPSGENVAVKRLPAMSRGSSHDHGFNAEIQTLGKIRHRHIVRLLGFCSNHETNLLVYEYMPNGSLGEVLHGKKGGHLHWDTRYKIAIEAAKGLCYLHHDCSPLIVHRDVKSNNILLDSSFEAHVADFGLAKFLQDSGTSECMSAIAGSYGYIAPEYAYTLKVDEKSDVYSFGVVLLELVTGKKPVGEFGDGVDIVQWVRKMTDSNKEGVLKILDSRLPSVPLHEVMHVFYVAMLCVEEQAVERPTMREVVQILTELPIPPGSKLVGETTTIADSPQQSAITAFESPTTTKDTKDQQQPPPQSPPPDLLSI; encoded by the exons ATGCGGCGGCTCCTCCTCGTCTtccgcctcctcctcctcctccgccactctctctcctcaccccACCGTCTCCTCTCCACACCCACCCGCCCAGTGTCCGCCTACCGCGCCCTCCTCTCCCTCAAAGCCTCCATCACCGACGACCCCGACTCCCGCCTCGCCTCCTGGACACCCAACACCAGCCACTGCACCTGGACCGGCGTCACGTGCGACTCTCACCATCACGTGACCTCACTCGACCTTTCCGGCTTAAACCTCTCCGGGTATCTCTCCCCCGACATCGCCCACCTCGTCTACCTCTCCAATCTCACCCTCGCCGAGAACACCTTCTCCGGCCCCATTCCCCCGGAAATCTCGGCGCTCACTTCGCTCCGCGTCCTCAACCTCTCCAACAACGTCTTCAACCTCACGTTCCCGCCGGAGCTCTCCAGACTCACCAACCTCCGTGTTCTTGACCTCTACAACAACAACCTCACCGGAGCATTGCCGGTCTCGGTGGCCCAGATGAAGAACCTAAGGCATTTGCACTTGGGAGGCAACTTTTTCGAGGGCTCCATCCCACCGGAGTACGGCCAGTTCCCTTTTCTCGAGTACCTCGCCGTCTCCGGGAACTCCATCACCGGAAAAATCCCCAAAGAGATCGGAAACTTGACCCGGCTCCAGGAGCTCTACATTGGCTACTACAACAGCTACGATGGCGGCATCCCCGCCGAGATCGGAAACTTAACCCAGCTCGTCCGGTTCGACGCCGCCAACTGCAATTTATCCGGCGAGATCCCACCCGAGCTGGGCCGGTTGCAGAATGTGGACACTCTGTTTCTCCAGGTGAATGCGTTTTCCGGGTCTTTAACTTCTGAGCTGGGCAGCCTCAAGAGCTTGAAATCCATGGACTTATCCAACAACTTATTCTCCGGCGAGATTCCGGCCTCTTTCGCAGAGCTAAAGAACCTGACGCTCCTCAATCTCTTCCGGAACCAGCTCCACGGCGCCATTCCGGACTTCATCGGAGAGTTGCCGGAGCTCCAGGTTCTGCAGCTGTGGGAGAACAACTTCACTGGGTCTATTCCTCAAAGCTTAGGCAGAAATGGGAAGCTTCAAATCCTCGACTTGTCTTCGAACAAATTGACCGGCACTCTGCCGCCGGATATGTGCTACGGGAACAATCTTCAGACCCTAATCACTCTCGGCAACTTTCTGTTCGGCCCTATTCCGGAGTCACTGGGAGATTGTCAGTCACTGAGTCGAATTCGAATGGGTGAGAACTTTCTAAATGGGTCTATTCCTAAAGGCCTGTTGGGGTTGCCAAACCTAACTCAAGTCGAGCTGCAAGACAACTTCCTAGGTGGTCAGTTTCCGGAGTCGGAGTCTGTCTCTGCTGGTCTTGGTCAGATTTGTCTCTCAAACAACAGGTTGTCCGGTCCCTTGCCGCCGACTATTGGCAACTTCTCCGGCGTCCAGAAGCTTCTGCTTGACGGGAATAAGTTCTCCGGTAGGATTCCTCCTGAGATTGGACGACTAGACCAGCTGTCGAAGATTGATTTTAGCCACAACTTGTTTTCGGGTCCGATAACGCCGGAGATTAGCAAATGCAAGCTGCTGACGTATGTTGATCTTAGTCGAAACGAGCTGTCGGGTGAGATTTCGAAGGAGCTTACTGGTATGAGGATACTGAATTACCTCAATCTTTCGAGGAACCATCTTGTGGGGAACATCCCAACTCCCATTTCAGCAATGCAGAGCTTAACTTCAGTGGATTTTTCGTATAACAATCTTTCGGGTTTGGTTCCGGGGACTGGTCAGTTCAGCTACTTCAATTACACTTCGTTTGAGGGTAACCCTGATCTTTGCGGTCCTTATTTAGTTCCTTGCAAAGATGGGGTTGCAAATGCCAATCATCAGCCTCATGTTAAAAGCTCATTCACTGCTTCTCTGAAGCTGTTACTTGTTGTTGGGCTGTTACTTTGCTCGATCATATTTGCAGTCATTACGATAATCAAAGCTCGATCGTACAAGAGAGAAAGGGATTCCAGAGCTTGGAAATTGACTGCATTCCAGCGCTTGGATTTCACTGTTGATGATGTCTTGGATTCACTGAAGGAGGACAACATTATAGGCAAAGGTGGTGCTGGGATTGTGTACAAAGGGGCTATGCCTAGTGGTGAGAATGTGGCTGTGAAGAGACTCCCTGCAATGAGCAGAGGCTCCTCTCATGATCATGGATTCAATGCCGAGATACAGACTCTGGGTAAAATTCGACACCGTCACATTGTTAGACTTCTGGGTTTCTGTTCAAACCACGAGACAAATCTTCTGGTCTATGAGTACATGCCTAATGGGAGTCTGGGTGAGGTTCTTCATGGCAAGAAAGGAGGTCATTTGCATTGGGATACAAGGTACAAGATTGCCATTGAAGCTGCAAAGGGGCTTTGTTATCTTCACCATGACTGTTCGCCTTTGATCGTCCACAGAGATGTGAAATCGAATAACATCCTCCTCGACTCCAGTTTTGAGGCTCATGTTGCTGATTTTGGCCTCGCCAAGTTCCTTCAGGATTCGGGCACGTCCGAGTGCATGTCTGCCATTGCTGGTTCTTATGGATACATTGCTCCAG AGTATGCTTACACGTTGAAGGTTGATGAGAAGAGCGACGTCTACAGTTTCGGTGTTGTTCTGTTGGAGCTTGTGACTGGCAAGAAGCCAGTTGGAGAATTTGGGGATGGAGTCGACATCGTGCAATGGGTTCGCAAAATGACGGACTCAAACAAGGAAGGAGTCCTGAAGATCCTTGATTCCAGACTCCCGTCTGTGCCCCTCCATGAGGTTATGCACGTGTTTTACGTTGCAATGCTCTGTGTCGAAGAACAAGCAGTTGAGCGTCCCACAATGAGAGAAGTGGTTCAAATCCTTACAGAGCTTCCGATTCCACCAGGCTCAAAGCTAGTAGGAGAGACAACAACAATCGCAGACTCCCCTCAACAATCTGCTATTACTGCATTTGAATCACCGACTACCACAAAAGACACGAAAGACCAGCAACAGCCACCGCCGCAATCACCCCCGCCGGATCTTCTAAGCATTTGA